TATTCTAGAGAATTCCCTAATAATAGATTTTGTGTTTCATTTGCTAGCACACACTCTCACTCCCACGCTTTCACTTAGTACCCTATACATGTTGTCCTCAACTCACTACATGCCCTCACCTCACACAAGGGATAGACCTCACTCAAAAAAGCCTCCTTGATTCCCACGGTTTGGGTAGAGAGAAAATCATTTCTACCTTTACCTcattctctccctttttttctcCATCATCAACTGAGAAAAACTCTCTACAAGAACCctaaaaatcaacacaaaagtAGAGAAGAGAAGAATCAGAAACAATAGTATAGAACCATAGCAAAGCAGATGCAGAAAACATGagcttcttctctctttttcctttacgctctgtttgtttcagcattaatGTTTTCTGGAAAATAGGTCATTTTCCagagaaaattttttggaaaactatctcattttccagtgtttggtaacgATCTTGAAAATGggcttgagaatgttttctagtgtttggtaggTACagacattttttggaaaactatcttatttttttgaaaaactatcttatttttttagaaaacttttacCATCCCACACCTTTGTAGCAGATAGCTTTCTTAGCTTCCTGTCATGATTGAGCATGGCACTTACACTATTAACCACCAAAATTATGCAATCAATATCCACTAGTAACAATAGCAAACCAATCATtccatattaaaataatttttagccaaCGAAAGGACTAAAAGTTGCTTCCAAATCCACATGCCCATGAAACAAAAGGACTAAAAGTTGCAAACCAATACCCATTATAATGATCTCAAAACCTACAAACTAGACGCCAAATAGTCTGATAAATACCAAAATGCCAAATTGTCCAAATAGAAAAGCAtaaattctaacaaaaatgCACCTACATAATCAAAATTGGCTTAAATAGTTGTCAAAGAAGTTCTGCAACCATTGTCTACGGAGCTTGTCATTTTTCAACATGAATGACCTTGCTTGTTTTTCATCCCCATTCAAATGGTCAAATGTAGATGCAAgcatattttcttcaaatccatCCATCTTCATAACTTCTTCATAAAGACTACCAAAATTTAGCTGATTTTCAGAAATCTTTTCTATTGCAGAAGCAACCTTACCAAGTTGTATGGACAAATCTTGGTAAACAGCATCTTCAATCATAGTAGCATGACTTCGTTTCCTGTGAGACCTTGTTTCATTTGAGGCCACATGTGAGGGATCAACTTGCTTCTTTTTGGATATGTCATCAACATCAGCATCAACAAGCGGAGGTGAGTCATCCAATGCTTCTACACCTATATCACCTACTCCCTTGGAAAAACCTCCTGTAGCCATATCCTTACCCACAACCAAAGCCATCTCATCAAACATCTCAATTTTCTTGTTTAGAAATTGTGCATGATTTGGATGTGCCTGtgtaaagaaaggaaaagaaacaattaaaaaaagaaaagaaaagaaaggaatagaGCCAAAAACTAATATGAGAGCAATAAGagtaatgaaaaattttaaactttacaATGATACAAACTAAAAAGTTtctacttataaaataaaaataataaaagtttctTACCTCGACTTCTTCATCATACACTATCCTATCACAGGTGATCATTTTCAAATCATCATTCCATCCAAACCCACTTTTCTTATTACGAAGTAATGCAATTGTATTCCAATTGGTTTTAAGTGTTTTAAAGCGATGTTCCACATGCTTTGGAGTACATTCAGTCATAAATTTCTCAGTAATTGCTTCAGCTACTTTAGCATATGATGCATGTTTAAATGTGTTGGATTGCTTGTTTCCATGAAGAGCCTCATCTGCAAGTATCTCAAGTAATAAATTCTGCATTGGTTGTGACCACCTGAAGTTGGTCTTGGTGTCCTTGACCTTCTGAGTATCCTTTTTATTTCCCATTGCAATTCTATTATAATGATAttcacaagaaaaatgagacaaaatgaaagaagaatataaataatattcaatacaAAATATGAACTGGGGTTGTGCatgccaaacaaaaataattgtaacATAAAAGTCTTGATaatatgaaaccaaaaaaaaatccattacaCAACCAACTAATATAAAGAGTATGAAATCACTCCATAGCATTATAATCCTCCCACATATTACGACAGATATCATCTCGTATTTGAACccattctctattttcttcttgGACTTCCCTTTGTGATTGTTGGACTCTTCTACTTGTACTGTCATTTGCAAGTGGACTACCACGAAGCCCATTGTTCATAATTGAGTCTAAAGGGTCAACTCCTATGATATGATTGTGAATTATGCAACAAGCTAAGACTACATCCACTTGTGTTGGGAATGACCAAAAAGGTTCTGCATCTAACACACGGAAACGTTTCttcaaaaccccaaaacaaCACTCAATGCTAGTGCGTAAAGAAGAATGGCGAAGATTGAATAATTCTTTGTCATTTCTTGGCGGGTTATCACTAAACTCTTTTAAATGGTAACGAACACCACGATAAGGGGATATAATTCCTCTCCGAACTCCATAACCAGCATcaccaagataatatttactTACACGTTCATaatcagaaggaaaaaaaaatcactccaaAAGCTATTATCCATAATAAAATCACTTTCTATTCCTATAATACCTTCAAGAATTTTTAATCCTCTTGGCCTAGAGAGTGCATCATTTAAGACACGTGAATCATGGGCACTTCCTTCCCAACTAGCTAATACATAAGTGAATTTTAAGCCAAAGTTAGCAGCAGTGAGGACATTTTGTGTTGTTCCATCCTTTCTGCCGCGAAACCTTCCTTGTATTTGAATTGGAACAGATGCACGAACATGAGTTCCATCAATAGCTCCCACACAATCCTAATTACGACCAATATAAGTTacatttatcttatatttttatatgtatataaaaaaaagaggaaaataaaagCCTATGGAATTTACCTTAAAATAGGAGTTAAACCTGTTGCTATTTCTTATCTCCAAGGGTGTATCTTTGTCAGGCTCTCTAATCATGTGTTTGTATAATTGCAAAATAGCTCTAAGGACATGCCTAAAGTATCGGTGCACTGTCTCAACTGATCTATAAAACCTCCCACCAACAACTCGAAACCTCACATCATGTCCAATAGtgtgtaaaaaaattaacacttgTTCTTTAATGGACATATGAATGGTCTCTTGAAGTAGATTATTCCCACTCAAAATTTTGCATAGCGCATAAAAAGCAATAGGTCTCATCCTTATATGATGGAGACAACGCATATCACCTCTACAAAGAATATCATTCATATATATCTCTCTTTCATACTCTCGATTAACATGAGGTTCTCTAGGCATAATTCTTCTAGATCTTAGTCCTTTCAAAAGAACAACACCCAAAGCAATAACAGATGTAGCTGCCCCCATTATGGCAGCAGGAAGTGATGGGTTATCCATCtatatttcccaaaaaaaaaaaaaatgatgagtatGAATTAAATGTGTACTTAAAGAAAGCATTCATATATATAGGTACATTGAGAAAtcacttcataaaaaaaatgaacacttTAAGTTTGATGAGACAAAACTATAAGGTAACAACATCATCACTCCATAAATACTAGAAACCAATGGcagctctaggaattttttctaGGGAGGTCATtgagaaacttaaattaaacaatcgcttaatttagaaaaaaaaaattgaatatattgtgtggggcccagcaattcgtggaccaggcccatttgcccttagaaagtccgagggcccaatccgaggagaactgtggcccaagctccatgacgccgagcacggaccaatttttgggaggcagccgaggacagtctagtcctcggcaggcccataatccgccctaaataaagggataaattcgtaaggaaatccaaaataccttggggcgattaccctaaatacccttctggataaggcccaatgcctggcagaaccgtactctacagttttatcaagtcatccccaacaattccgggattagactgatgggaccaatgtcagtatttgtaaagactgaccctacacgtggacgaaggacatcgaacgcacactagtataaaagaagaagtaagtggATCTAGCAAAAggaggagggagaaaaaaaaggagacttcatgaggaagatcgccggaacgatccatgcacagaacagagaaagtcctccgttggacagccggaaaggaccacaagggtcctcggatcaagtccgaggatcccattctcagaggtggcagtatggcggggctttaaacgtttaggcccagtccatttttcacagggatctttctgaaatccagaccggaccatccccccgtgaccaagcccaagcttttcaagcccactctctacaaatcgtattgtgagggatctctcccgcgtgaacccgaaaatgtcactgggccgcgcaggaatcgtgtccttacaattggcgccgtctgtgggaagcatgcgcgcttggcgcaggtggcggtggagtcaactctctactaagcaaaaatccacggagcttcctccgtctcctttgacgtgcagctgttgttccgacataaacttctgctaggggctactccttgcagcgcccatggcgtaggcagccctaggggctcttggcctcaagccggctctccccgccctgatctaggggcttacatccgaaaaacaaaccaaacataagaaaaaaaaaaataaataaatctcgtaagttttggacagaaccaaggtcttgcatggtcctcggactcaaacctatggggaaaccaagtacaagagatgaaaatcaaaagttttggacagaaccaaggccttgcatggtccacggactcaagcctgtggggaaaccaaacacacaaaaataaatctcgtaagttttggacagaaccaaggtcttgcatggtcctcggactcaaacctatggggaaaccaagtacaagagatgaaaatcaaaagttttggacagaaccaaggccttgcatggtccacggactcaagcctgtggggaaaccaaacacacaaaaataaatctcgtaagttttggacagaaccaaggtcttgcatggtcctcggactcaaacctatggggaaaccaagtacaagagatgaaaatcaaaagttttggacagaaccaaggccttgcatggtccacggactcaagcctgtggggaaaccaaacacacaaaaataaatctcgtaagttttggacagaaccaaggtcttgcatggtcctcggactcaaacctatggggaaaccaagtacaagagatgaaaatcaaaagttttggacagaaccaaggccttgcatggtccacggactcaagcctgtggggaaaccaaacacacaaaaataaatctcgtaagttttggacagaaccaaggtcttgcatggtcctcggactcaaacctatggggaaaccaagtacaagagatgaaaatcaaaagttttggacagaaccaaggccttgcatggtccacggactcaagcctgtggggaaaccaaacacacaaaaataaatctcgtaagttttggacagaaccaaggtcttgcatggtcctcggactcaaacctatggggaaaccaagtacaagagatgaaaatcaaaagttttggacagaaccaaggccttgcatggtccacggactcaagcctgtggggaaaccaaacacaaaaaaaaaataaatctcgtaagttttggacagaaccaaggtcttgcatggtcctcggactcaaacctatggggaaaccaagtacaagagatgaaaatcaaaagttttggacagaaccaaggccttgcatggtccacggactcaagcctgtggggaaaccaaacaaaaaaaaaaaataaatctcgtaagttttggacagaaccaaggtcttgcatggtcctcggactcaaacctatggggaaaccaagtacaagagatgaaaatcaaaagttttggacagaaccaaggccttgcatggtccacggactcaagcctgtggggaaaccaa
This genomic stretch from Quercus lobata isolate SW786 chromosome 3, ValleyOak3.0 Primary Assembly, whole genome shotgun sequence harbors:
- the LOC115981125 gene encoding protein ANTAGONIST OF LIKE HETEROCHROMATIN PROTEIN 1-like; translation: MDNPSLPAAIMGAATSVIALGVVLLKGLRSRRIMPREPHVNREYEREIYMNDILCRGDMRCLHHIRMRPIAFYALCKILSGNNLLQETIHMSIKEQVLIFLHTIGHDVRFRVVGGRFYRSVETVHRYFRHVLRAILQLYKHMIREPDKDTPLEIRNSNRFNSYFKDCVGAIDGTHVRASVPIQIQGRFRGRKDGTTQNVLTAANFGLKFTYVLASWEGSAHDSRVLNDALSRPRGLKILEVRRGIISPYRGVRYHLKEFSDNPPRNDKELFNLRHSSLRTSIECCFGVLKKRFRVLDAEPFWSFPTQVDVVLACCIIHNHIIGVDPLDSIMNNGLRGSPLANDSTSRRVQQSQREVQEENREWVQIRDDICRNMWEDYNAME
- the LOC115981124 gene encoding uncharacterized protein At2g29880-like, whose amino-acid sequence is MGNKKDTQKVKDTKTNFRWSQPMQNLLLEILADEALHGNKQSNTFKHASYAKVAEAITEKFMTECTPKHVEHRFKTLKTNWNTIALLRNKKSGFGWNDDLKMITCDRIVYDEEVEAHPNHAQFLNKKIEMFDEMALVVGKDMATGGFSKGVGDIGVEALDDSPPLVDADVDDISKKKQVDPSHVASNETRSHRKRSHATMIEDAVYQDLSIQLGKVASAIEKISENQLNFGSLYEEVMKMDGFEENMLASTFDHLNGDEKQARSFMLKNDKLRRQWLQNFFDNYLSQF